A region of Triplophysa rosa linkage group LG16, Trosa_1v2, whole genome shotgun sequence DNA encodes the following proteins:
- the rpl11 gene encoding 60S ribosomal protein L11 — MSGHVLLGRVADQGEKKENPMRELRIRKLCLNICVGESGDRLTRAAKVLEQLTGQTPVFSKARYTVRSFGIRRNEKIAVHCTVRGAKAEEILEKGLKVREYELRRNNFSDTGNFGFGIQEHIDLGIKYDPSIGIYGLDFYVVLGRPGFSIADKKRKKGRIGAKHRIRKEEAMRWFQQKYDGIILPGK, encoded by the exons ATGTCCGGGCATGTTCTATTAGGACGCGTAGCC GACCAGGGTGAGAAGAAGGAGAACCCCATGAGGGAGCTGCGCATCCGCAAGCTGTGCCTGAACATCTGTGTGGGTGAGAGCGGTGACAGGCTGACCCGTGCGGCTAAAGTGCTGGAGCAGCTTACCGGACAGACTCCCGTCTTCTCCAAGG CCCGCTATACTGTACGATCCTTTGGTATTCGCAGAAATGAAAAGATTGCAGTCCATTGCACTGTTCGTGGTGCCAAAGCTGAGGAAATTCTCGAGAAGGGACTGAAG GTACGCGAGTACGAGTTGAGAAGGAACAACTTTTCAGACACAGGAAACTTCGGCTTCGGTATCCAAGAACACATTGATTTGGGCATCAAGTACGACCCCAGCATTGGAATCTACGGCTTGGACTTCTACGTG GTTCTTGGCAGACCCGGTTTCAGCATTGCTGACAAGAAGAGGAAGAAGGGCCGCATTGGCGCCAAGCACCGTATCCGCAAGGAGGAGGCTATGCGGTGGTTCCAACAGaag
- the LOC130567054 gene encoding cyclic GMP-AMP synthase, with protein MDKQRRAASTGTTGDDRFISPELDRLVRQRARDLRLRKTDQQRAVRIVNHLIDSLVDFLKNNEDQAFFKEVSVLTSGSYYEMVKINKPNEFDIMLKLKVPRVTLSALEEYDGLFYSVKLYKSTRLNVQHFLLEDGRTISATKIKKEMHRLVRKFLGNYKGEGCWVMHRLQLTSPAITLELKPQNEEEDVLSLDIVPALEVLQGWPQAARAGPDIDRWLGKRCRRNFTSKAVYFVPKGPKAKNLKDEAKESWRISFSHIEKEMIQYHGNKRTCCEGPSNKCCRKLCLRLLKCLIEGLKQRFPKELEPLSSYHGKTAFFHTLSVREQDSFWAPGQLSVCFMKLFGDFERCAQSGTLFHFFVRGHNLFSPPVFPKRTLAFLTNALKEQGESGFPVLREPSPTPALVSDNEPLIDPNSVNDTEGIVACKGYNRYFFMGLCVFCVFVSAVIGCVF; from the exons ATGGACAAACAAAGAAGAGCAG CATCCACTGGAACTACTGGAGATGATCGCTTCATTTCTCCTGAGCTGGACCGCTTGGTCAGGCAGAGAGCCAGAGACCTGCGTCTCCGCAAGACTGACCAACAGCGTGCTGTGAGGATAGTTAATCATCTAATCGATAGCCTGGTGGATTTCCTGAAGAACAATGAAGATCAGGCCTTCTTTAAGGAGGTCTCAGTCCTCACCAGTGGGAGCTACTATGAGATGGTGAAG ATTAACAAACCCAACGAGTTTGACATTATGCTGAAACTAAAAGTGCCACGGGTTACATTGTCAGCACTGGAAGAATATGATGGACTGTTTTATTCGGTCAAGCTTTACAAATCGACGCGTTTAAATGTCCAGCACTTTCTTTTGGAAGATGGCCGTACCATCTCAGCCACAAAAATCAAAAAAGAAATGCACCGCTTGGTCCGTAAATTCCTTGGCAACTATAAAG GTGAGGGTTGCTGGGTGATGCATAGACTACAGCTGACTTCACCTGCAATAACCCTTGAATTAAAACCCCAAAATGAAGAAGAGGATGTATTATCTCTAGACATCGTTCCTGCCCTTGAGGTGCTACAGGGATGGCCGCAAGCCGCACGGGCAGGTCCAGATATAGACAGGTGGCTTGGAAAGCGATGTCGCCGCAACTTTACCAGCAAGGCTGTCTATTTTGTCCCAAAAGGACCGAAAGCGAAAAATCTCAAAGATGAGGCCAAAG AGAGTTGGCGGATATCCTTCTCTCACATTGAGAAAGAGATGATCCAGTATCACGGCAATAAGAGAACGTGTTGTGAGGGTCCTTCCAATAAATGTTGCCG GAAACTTTGTTTACGACTTCTTAAGTGTCTAATTGAGGGATTAAAGCAGCGTTTTCCAAAAGAGTTGGAGCCACTGTCCTCCTACCACGgtaaaacagccttcttccacacGCTCTCAGTCAGAGAGCAAGACTCATTTTGGGCTCCTGGTCAGCTGTCTGTCTGCTTCATGAAGCTCTTTGGAGACTTCGAACGATGTGCACAAAGTGGTACACTATTTCACTTCTTTGTTCGTGGGCATAACCTTTTCTCTCCTCCGGTCTTTCCGAAGAGGACTCTTGCATTTCTGACAAATGCTCTGAAGGAGCAAGGAGAATCAGGGTTCCCTGTTTTGAGGGAGCCAAGTCCTACCCCTGCTCTTGTTTCTGACAATGAACCTCTAATTGATCCAAATTCAGTCAATGACACAGAAGGGATTGTAGCTTGTAAAGGTTATAATAGGTATTTCTTTATGGgcttgtgtgttttctgtgtttttgtgtctgcgGTAATTGGATGTGTATTTTAa